The following are encoded in a window of Bos indicus x Bos taurus breed Angus x Brahman F1 hybrid chromosome 4, Bos_hybrid_MaternalHap_v2.0, whole genome shotgun sequence genomic DNA:
- the PRSS37 gene encoding probable inactive serine protease 37, with the protein MSEYNNVKWSDKLLRTSHIYSSGTFFSAHSSVQKDDPSPYLVYLKSHFNPCVGVLIKSNWVLAPAHCYLPNLKVMLGNLRIRIRDGTEQTINPIQIIRYWNHSHTAPQDDLMLIRLAKPAILNEKVQPIALATSTAKPGTICMLSGLDWSQNNNGRHPDLRQNLEAPVMSDTACQETEQGKSHRNSICVKFLKVFSRIFGELAVATVICKNKLQGIEVGHFMGGDVGIYTNVQKYVSWIESTTKDK; encoded by the exons AACTTCTAAGAACTTCTCATATCTATTCCTCAGGGACATTTTTCTCTGCTCACTCATCTGTGCAGAAAGATGACCCTTCCCCCTATTTGGTCTACCTCAAGTCTCACTTCAACCCCTGTGTGGGCGTCCTCATCAAAAGCAACTGGGTGCTGGCCCCTGCTCACTGCTACTTACC AAATCTGAAGGTGATGCTGGGAAATCTCAGGATCAGAATCAGAGATGGGACAGAGCAGACAATTAACCCTATCCAGATTATTCGCTACTGGAACCATAGTCATACTGCGCCCCAAGATGACCTCATGCTCATTAGGCTGGCTAAGCCCGCCATCCTCAACGAAAAAGTCCAGCCCATTGCCCTCGCCACCAGCACCGCCAAGCCAGGCACCATCTGCATGCTTTCCGGTTTGGACTGGAGCCAAAACAACAATG GCAGACACCCTGATTTAAGGCAGAACCTGGAGGCCCCCGTGATGTCCGACACAGCCTGCCAGGAAACCGAACAAGGAAAAAGCCACAGAAACTCCATATGTGTTAAATTTCTAAAAGTGTTCAGTCGAATTTTTGGG GAGCTGGCCGTTGCTACTGTCATCTGCAAAAACAAGCTGCAGGGGATCGAGGTTGGACACTTCATGGGAGGGGATGTGGGCATCTACACCAACGTTCAGAAATACGTCAGCTGGATTGAGAGCACCACTAAAGACAAATGA